Proteins encoded in a region of the Rutidosis leptorrhynchoides isolate AG116_Rl617_1_P2 chromosome 9, CSIRO_AGI_Rlap_v1, whole genome shotgun sequence genome:
- the LOC139867758 gene encoding uncharacterized mitochondrial protein AtMg00810-like: MAGGGAPVVTMVAGVILEEKKVEGGLGYGYDLGFSVGLMTEANKHHIDRMALRAWFQRFSGYPQRIGFHQSRCHTSLFIYHQGSDTAYLLLYVDDIVLTASSTGLVQAIIASLHKEFAMTDLGPLNYFFGIHATRTASGMFLSQKQYASEIIEWAGMLSCHPCRTQVEPGAKLTSHGQPVKDPTLYRSLAGALQYLTFTRPDIFNVVQQICIFMHD, from the exons ATGGCCGGAGGTGGTGCTCCGGTGGTGACAATGGTGGCGGGTGTGATATTGGAGGAGAAGAAGGTTGAAGGTGGTCTTGGTTATGGTTATGATCTTGGGTTTTCGGTTGGCTTGATGACCGAAGCAAACAAACATCATATTGATCGAATG GCCCTCCGTGCATGGTTTCAGCGATTTTCAGGTTATCCTCAGCGGATTGGCTTTCACCAGAGCCGATGTCACACTTCTCTTTTTATCTATCACCAGGGTTCGGATACGGCATACCTtttattatatgttgatgatattgtgttgACTGCCTCTTCTACAGGCTTAGTCCAGGCGATTATTGCTTCCTTACATAAGGAATTTGCTATGACTGATTTGGGCCCGCTGAACTACTTCTTTGGCATTCATGCTACTCGTACTGCATCTGGAATGTTCCTCTCCCAAAAACAGTACGCCTCTGAGATCATTGAGTGGGCTGGTATGCTCTCATGTCATCCTTGTAGGACCCAGGTCGAACCGGGTGCCAAACTTACTAGTCATGGTCAGCCTGTTAAGGACCCCACTCTCTATCGCAGTCTCGCAGGCGCTCTACAGTATCTTACATTTACACGACCAGACATCTTTAATGTTGTTCAGCAGATCTGTATCTTCATGCatgactga